A portion of the Streptomyces coeruleoprunus genome contains these proteins:
- a CDS encoding metal ABC transporter permease: protein MIMEFLDDPFMQRALLAAVLVGITAPAVGIHLVQRRQALMGDGIGHVAMTGVGLGFLMSANPVWMATIVSVVGAITMELIRTYGRTRGDIALALLFYGGMAGGVMLINLAPTGSNANLVSYLFGSLTTVSDEDVTAICVLAAFVMLVTLGLRRQLFAVSQDEEFARVTGLPVRALNLLIAVTAAVTVTVAMRVVGLLLVSALMVVPVAAAQQLAKSFRATFVGAVLIGTAVTLAGTITTYYNDVPPGATIVLMAIGVFIATTALATPLARRRARAAEAAAEVYDRSVRAASGETDDVKV from the coding sequence CTGATCATGGAATTCCTCGACGACCCTTTCATGCAGCGGGCACTCCTCGCGGCCGTGCTGGTCGGCATCACCGCGCCCGCCGTCGGCATCCACCTGGTGCAGCGCCGGCAGGCGCTGATGGGCGACGGCATCGGCCATGTCGCCATGACCGGCGTGGGCCTCGGCTTCCTGATGTCCGCCAACCCCGTGTGGATGGCCACGATCGTGTCGGTCGTCGGCGCGATCACGATGGAGCTGATCCGCACCTACGGCCGCACCCGCGGCGACATCGCGCTGGCGCTGCTCTTCTACGGCGGTATGGCGGGCGGCGTCATGCTGATCAACCTGGCCCCCACCGGATCCAACGCCAACCTGGTGAGCTACCTCTTCGGCTCCCTGACGACCGTCTCGGACGAGGACGTCACGGCGATCTGTGTGCTGGCCGCGTTCGTGATGCTCGTCACGCTGGGGCTGCGCCGGCAGCTGTTCGCCGTGAGCCAGGACGAGGAGTTCGCGCGCGTGACCGGGCTGCCGGTGCGGGCGCTGAACCTGCTGATCGCCGTGACCGCCGCGGTCACCGTGACGGTCGCCATGCGCGTCGTGGGGCTGCTGCTGGTCAGCGCCCTGATGGTGGTGCCCGTGGCGGCGGCGCAGCAGCTGGCGAAGAGCTTCCGCGCCACGTTCGTGGGCGCCGTGCTCATCGGTACGGCGGTGACGCTGGCCGGCACGATCACGACGTACTACAACGACGTGCCCCCGGGCGCGACGATCGTCCTGATGGCCATCGGGGTGTTCATCGCCACGACGGCGCTGGCGACGCCGCTGGCCAGGCGGCGCGCCCGGGCCGCCGAGGCGGCAGCGGAGGTGTACGACCGGAGCGTGCGCGCCGCCTCGGGCGAGACGGACGACGTCAAGGTCTGA
- a CDS encoding transcriptional repressor, which yields MVTAGSGVRGRSTRQRAAVSAALNEVDEFRSAQELHDMLKHRGDSVGLTTVYRTLQSLAEAGEVDVLRTSDGEAVYRRCSTGEHHHHLVCRACGKAVEVEGPAVEQWAEAIAAEHGFVNVAHTVEIFGTCADCAAADA from the coding sequence GTGGTGACGGCGGGATCCGGCGTACGCGGTCGGTCGACCCGGCAGCGCGCTGCCGTTTCGGCGGCGCTGAACGAGGTCGACGAGTTCCGCAGTGCGCAGGAGCTGCACGACATGCTCAAGCACCGCGGCGACTCCGTGGGCCTGACCACGGTCTACCGCACGCTGCAGTCGCTGGCCGAGGCCGGCGAGGTGGACGTGCTGCGCACCAGCGACGGCGAGGCGGTCTACCGCCGCTGCTCGACCGGTGAGCACCACCACCACCTGGTGTGCCGCGCCTGCGGCAAGGCCGTCGAGGTCGAGGGCCCGGCCGTGGAGCAGTGGGCGGAGGCCATCGCGGCGGAGCACGGCTTCGTGAACGTGGCGCACACGGTGGAGATCTTCGGCACCTGCGCGGACTGCGCGGCGGCGGACGCGTAG
- a CDS encoding metal ABC transporter ATP-binding protein, which translates to MSSEPVISVRAAAAALGSRPVLRGIDLTVHPGEVVALLGANGSGKSTAVRSLIGQVPLTGGSISLFGTELRRFRDWARVGYVPQRTTAASGVPATVREVVSAGRLSRTKLKWPSKGDRAAVQRAIELVGLADRAGDSVSALSGGQHQRVLIARALASEPELLIMDEPMAGVDLASQEVLAATLREQVAGGATVLLVLHELGPLEPLIDRAVVLRDGCVVHDGPPPQAVGQHALPGHDHVHPHAADEPLRTGLLT; encoded by the coding sequence GTGAGCAGCGAGCCCGTCATCTCCGTCCGGGCGGCCGCCGCCGCCCTCGGTTCGCGCCCCGTGCTGCGCGGCATCGACCTCACCGTCCACCCCGGTGAGGTCGTCGCGCTGCTCGGCGCGAACGGCTCGGGCAAGTCGACCGCCGTCCGCTCGCTGATCGGCCAGGTGCCGCTGACCGGCGGCTCGATATCCCTGTTCGGCACCGAGCTGCGCCGTTTCCGCGACTGGGCGCGCGTCGGCTACGTACCGCAGCGCACCACCGCGGCCAGCGGCGTGCCGGCGACGGTCCGCGAGGTCGTGTCGGCGGGCCGGCTGTCCCGTACGAAGCTGAAGTGGCCCTCCAAGGGCGACCGGGCCGCCGTGCAGCGGGCCATCGAACTGGTCGGGCTCGCCGACCGCGCGGGCGACTCGGTCTCCGCGCTCTCCGGCGGCCAGCACCAGCGCGTGCTGATCGCCCGGGCCCTCGCCTCCGAACCCGAGCTGCTGATCATGGACGAGCCCATGGCGGGCGTCGACCTGGCGAGCCAGGAGGTGCTGGCCGCGACGCTGCGCGAGCAGGTGGCGGGCGGCGCGACCGTCCTGCTCGTCCTGCACGAGCTGGGCCCGCTGGAGCCGCTGATCGACCGCGCGGTCGTGCTGCGCGACGGCTGCGTCGTCCACGACGGGCCGCCCCCGCAGGCCGTGGGACAGCACGCGCTGCCGGGCCACGACCACGTACATCCGCACGCGGCCGACGAGCCGCTCCGCACGGGACTGCTGACCTGA